From Canis lupus baileyi chromosome 16, mCanLup2.hap1, whole genome shotgun sequence, a single genomic window includes:
- the RPL27 gene encoding large ribosomal subunit protein eL27 yields MGKFMKPGKVVLVLAGRYSGRKAVIVKNIDDGTSDRPYSHALVAGIDRYPRKVTAAMGKKKIAKRSKIKSFVKVYNYNHLMPTRYSVDIPLDKTVVNKDVFRDPALKRKARREAKVKFEERYKTGKNKWFFQKLRF; encoded by the exons ATGGGCAAGTTCATGAAACCCGGGAAGGTGGTGCTGGTCCTGGCCGGACGCTACTCCGGACGCAAAGCGGTCATCGTGAAG AACATTGATGATGGCACCTCAGACCGTCCCTACAGCCATGCTCTGGTGGCCGGAATAGACCGCTATCCCCGAAAAGTGACAGCTGCCATGGGCAAGAAGAAAATCGCCAAGAGGTCAAAGATCAAGTCTTTTGTGAAAGTTTATAACTACAATCACCTCATGCCCACAAG GTACTCTGTGGATATCCCTTTGGACAAAACTGTCGTCAACAAGGATGTCTTCAGAGACCCTGCTCTTAAACGCAAGGCCCGACGAGAGGCCAAGGTCAAGTTCGAGGAGAG GTACAAGACTGGCAAGAATAAGTGGTTCTTCCAGAAGCTGCGGTTTTAG